The stretch of DNA TCAAGGATGCCCCGGTCACCAACGTGGCCAATCTGCTCCAGTCCCGTGTTCCCGGCGTGGCGCTCAGCAGCCAGTCCGGCACCAAGGGCACGGCCACGCAGATCCGCATCCGCGGCGCCTCGTCCATCAACCTCTCCAACCAGCCCCTCATCTTCATCGACGGCGTCCGCGTCAATGAGGGCATCACCGGCTCTGGCCAGTCGGGCCAGGCATACGACCGGTTCAATGACCTGAACCCGGAAGAAATCGAGAGCATCGAAGTCGTGAAGGGCCCGGCTGCGGCCACCCTGTACGGCGCCGACGCCTCGGCCGGCGTGATCCAGATCATCACCAAGAAGGGCCGCACGGGCTCCAACTCGTTCCAGCAGACGCTGCGTTTCGAGCAGGGCCAGTCCAGCGTGGATCACGTCACCATCCCCGACAACTTCGCCGCCTGCACGGCGTCCTCGGTGGCCACCACGAGCACCAACCCGCTCTGCCGCGGTCAGGCGGTGGGTACGCTGGTGTCGGACAACCCTCTCAACCGGGTGGGCGTGTTCCGCAAGGGTGACGAGCAGGTGTTCAACTACGGCATTCGTGGCGGTGGGCAGAACTACGGCTACGCGCTCTCGTACGGCTCGGACAACTCGACGGGCACGCTGCCCAACGAGGCGTTCAACCGCTACAACGTGCGCTCCAACGCCAACTACATCGCCAACCCGAAGCTGAACGTTGAGGCCAGCCTGGGTCTCGCGCAGACCAGCACCCGCCTGCCCGACAACGACAACAACGTCTTCGGCTGGCTCGGCGGCGGCTTGCTGGGCAGCCCGCTCACCCGCAGCGACGCGCCCAACCGCGACGCCACGCAGGACGGCTGGTACTCGCTGCGCAAGTACAACGCCATCAACTCCATCGATCGCGAGCTGCTCAGCAAGCGCGTGACGACAGCCGTGACGGCCAACTACTCGCCGACGGCGTGGTTCACCAACCGCTTCACGGGCGGCATGGACATCGCCAACGATCTGCAGACGAGCTTCTTCCCCCGCAATGACAGCCTCTGGTACGGTGGTCAGACCGACGGCGGCAGCAACACGCAGACGCATCGCACGGCCGAGCGCTACACGTTCGACTATCTCGGCAACATGAAGAAGCAGTGGGGCACGGCGTGGGAAACGAACCTCTCGTTCGGTCTCCAGGCCATCTCCACGCGCAATCAGAACGTGCAGGCCGTGGGTATCGGCTTCGTCACCAACGCCAACAACTCGGTGAACTCGGCCGCCACCACCACCGGCAGCAGCGGCTTCACCGAGCAGCGCCAGTACGGCTATCTCGGCCAGCTGCAGATCGGCAACCAGAACAAGCGCTTCCTCCAGGTGGGTGTGCGCATCGACCGCAACTCGTCGTTCGGTGACAACTCCCCCACCTTCGTGCTGCCCAAGATCGGTGGTTCCTGGGCCATCGGTGAAGAGGACTTCTTCCTTCCGCTGGCCAGCACCATCAACACGCTGCGCCTGCGCGCCGCGTGGGGCACCACGG from Gemmatimonas sp. UBA7669 encodes:
- a CDS encoding SusC/RagA family TonB-linked outer membrane protein, coding for MAAVAASLLFALPAAGLQAQTGTISGKVTDAATKAPLADVRVVISGTAFETQTNREGEYRLLNVRPGVTGVSAFRIGYKAKQDTIRVVAGQTATLNLEMSASVINLSEVVVTGTAGNQERKAQAALVASVTAADVIKDAPVTNVANLLQSRVPGVALSSQSGTKGTATQIRIRGASSINLSNQPLIFIDGVRVNEGITGSGQSGQAYDRFNDLNPEEIESIEVVKGPAAATLYGADASAGVIQIITKKGRTGSNSFQQTLRFEQGQSSVDHVTIPDNFAACTASSVATTSTNPLCRGQAVGTLVSDNPLNRVGVFRKGDEQVFNYGIRGGGQNYGYALSYGSDNSTGTLPNEAFNRYNVRSNANYIANPKLNVEASLGLAQTSTRLPDNDNNVFGWLGGGLLGSPLTRSDAPNRDATQDGWYSLRKYNAINSIDRELLSKRVTTAVTANYSPTAWFTNRFTGGMDIANDLQTSFFPRNDSLWYGGQTDGGSNTQTHRTAERYTFDYLGNMKKQWGTAWETNLSFGLQAISTRNQNVQAVGIGFVTNANNSVNSAATTTGSSGFTEQRQYGYLGQLQIGNQNKRFLQVGVRIDRNSSFGDNSPTFVLPKIGGSWAIGEEDFFLPLASTINTLRLRAAWGTTGRSPQPGDALQTLAAASYNITGSTGAGAVLGNPGNSNLKPERGTEFEAGLDAGFLDNRVSTELTYFRKQTDDLIIARPIPPSLGFNNNPLANLGSVLNSGWELAVNVQAINSSNFRWDVRGAANTLRNELLSLGGQSPFALGGVGRTIVGQQLGVMVAKVVKEVDLQNGRAVVTDTLAPVGNLFPTLEWNLTNTFTIAKNFRVTAMIDAKKDFTVYNNTRFFRETQLVRSNVRLDTTILSREERIRRFGPFVSEATGAAVTINDARAGFIEEGDFIRFRELSATYTLPQSLTTRIASRFQSASVTFAMQNVKLWTNFSGFDPEVNAQTGAFSREDFLTAPIPRRAVVRLNLTF